The following DNA comes from Exiguobacterium sp. FSL W8-0210.
GTCGGAATCGCCGCTCCGGCCAAAAGCCCTTCTTTTAGAATTGGGGTCATGATTTGTCGAATAGTGTTGTAGACCCCGTTCAGCAGATAAAAAATCCCGACCGGCAACACCAACAGGCAGAACAGGGCGGGGAAGAGCAGACGTATAGGAAATCGTGGTGATCGAGATTCAGTTCTCAATTATTTCACCTACCTTAATTTAAATAAAGAATTGTTTCCAGATCAGTTTCTTCTGCAGCGATAGCGGCTTGAATCTTCTCACGAGCTGCGGTGTCCTTGCTAGAAGTTTTCTTTAGTTTCTCGTTCAGTCCGTCGATTGTGGCCGTAATGTCTTGGTATTTATCAATCTTTACTTGTACGTCAGGTTCGTTTGTCTTGGACGCCCATTCGTTTGCAGATTCGATGTCTCCGAGGGAAAGATAAGCGGTCACTTTCGCAGAGACGCGGGGAGCGGTCCATTCGACATTTTCCGTCTTGGCCACGGTGTCATGATTCCGTTCCAGTGCGGCGATATCGAACGCGCCCTCATCGGTCGGATGTGACGCTTGGAAGTCCCGGAGCCGTTCCAATTTCTCCTTATCGGATAGGTCGAGCCCGGCCAGCTTCGTCTCGATCAGAATCGGGTCATCCGTGAGCTCGAGCGCTTTCTGGTCTTCTCCTTCCGCGAGATAGAGGTCGACCAGTAGGGCGTTCTCTTCCTCGGACCGGTCTTTCCGCTCTAGCAGTTGGATAAGTGATGATTCTTCACCTTGGAGCGCTTGTTCGTAGGCATCCAGCCATGTCTGTTCGATACCGGTCACCTGTTCAGCATGTGCCTCCTTGTCGATGAGCCATTGCGTGGCAGTAAACAGTGAGGTAAATAAAATCCCGGCCGTGGCCGCCCCGTAGATGAGGCGGCGCTGTAGTCGGGTCAGGCGTGACTGATAGATCGATGACATGATCGGGTTCGATCTGACGGAATGGTGCTTATAGTCTTGCGGTGTCTCGGACTCGATCTCGTCGAGGATCCACATCTTCTTCGCGTTATCCTCTTTCTTCGTCCGGATCCGTTGTACCCGGTCTTTCACTTGATGATACAGGTTCGGATAGGTGCCTTCGGTCCCAAACGTAAACGTCCCCCGATAGAGCAACTCATCTTTTTGGTCGAAGAGCCGGAAGTCACCGGAACAGCTCGTCCCTTCCTCGCTACGTGCCTGATGTAGATCATGTGTTGCCACGACGGCCTCGGCGAAGGTGAGCCGCTCATAGTTCTGAATCCGTGTGTCCGGTACGTCGGTGAATCGTACAAACAGCATTTCGTCTCTCCTCTCGTTTCAAGCAACAAAAAAAGCCTTCCGATTGGAACGCTCCGTGTGTGTGCATTAGAATTTGATGTTCTGGTCGACCATCTCGGCGAGCGTGAACGCGCCCATGACGATGATCAGACCGACGGCGCCCCCGACGAGCCACCCGACGGCCTTCGAGCGGCCGCGATCCCCGCCGAAAATAAAATAGAAGCCCCCGATCGCGAAGGCGATGGCCGCGGCGATGACGGCGAGCCCCTGGAAGAACTGAAGCAAGCTGAGCCCTGTCTCATTGAGTCCCATGTCGTTCCCTCCTTAGTCCTGGTGCGCCGGCGACTTGAAGCTGAGCTTCGCCTCGAGCGCCTCTAAAATGAGTTCCTGGTTGTCCTGGATGACCTGTTGATGCTGTTCGTCGAGCCACTCCTCGTAGTCTTTCCCACGGATGCGTAAGAGTTTCTCGGCGAAGTTACGGTTCTGTTTCTGTTCTTTTGATGCCACAGTACACACTTCCTTCCCTTGATCTCGTGATGTGCAGCAGCACATCATTAAGGACAGTCGGATTCGGTGCGGTGGGTTTCTAGCCGTTCCCCCACGAACTCCGCTCCCCGCTGAGATGAGAAGCTGTACAGGGTTTTTCGATGACCCGGAACGATGCGGTGACCTTGTGGCGAGTTTTAGGCGACTCTCGCCGAACCATCTGTGCGTAGATCCCGCTCACCCGGTCACTGGTGAGGGACACGCCGGTATGTGATTGGATTGGACCATCCTTAAGGATGTTCTGCTGCGTCGATGTCGATTACTGTCGGACTTTTTTTCGCTTCTTGACGTGGATGAGCTCGTCATCCGGATTCTTGCGCTTGGCGAGCACGTGAGCGTCACAAACGACCGTGCGGATCCGGTAGTAGAGTTGCGTCAGCTGGACCGCCTCGCCGCTCGCCTTCTCGATGCCGATGAAACCGTGCAGTTCATAGGTCTTCCCGTCGAACGTGCGGACCGAGTCGGCCTGCGGCAACTCCTTCAGGTCGAACCGGCGTCGTTCGAGCTTGGTGACGGACCGCTTCGCCCCGTATCCAAAGTCGATGGCGTCCCACGGCACCGTCGCGAGCGTATGTCCGAACGCTCGAGCTAGGTGATCAATATCCGCAATCGACGGCACCGAACGGTTCTGTTCGTACTGACTGATGGCGGGTTGCGAAATCTCTCCAAATGTCTTCTCTGATAGTTCGACCTGTGACCAGCCCGAGAGCCGGCGGTTCTCCTTCAACCACTCCCCGAATCGATACATAAGCCTTCCCCTTTCTGTAAACCAGAGCGGCGACCAAACAGATGTTTCCTTTTGTTGGTTCCAATATAGCAGGATTAAGTCTAAAAATCATCAGTTTTCTGATATGTCAGAAATTTTACAATTGACGATTCTTGTCGAATGCGCTCTATATAAGGGAAAACGAGCAACAGAAACTCAATATTTTTAATTTTGTAGCACAATTGTAAAAAAATAACGCATTGTAGATAGAAAATAATGACAAGTATTTTGATTTCGAGAGATTGTGGTAGGGTAGAGGAATAGAAGAGTTAATAAAGAATAAGTGATGAAGAGAGTACTTTGATCGTGGGGTGAGCAAGTGGAATTGAACGAGGCAATCATCGAGCGGATGAAAGAGCTCGCAGCGGAACGCAACATGACCATCCATCAAGTCATTCAAAAAGGTGGATTGAATCAGGCGACAATTTCAGAGTTAATGAGCGGACGCACAAAACATCCTAAAGTAAGTACAATTCAAAAGTTTTGCGTTGGGTTGAATATTTCATTAAATGACTTTTTTAACGATAAAAAGTTTGATAGTTAATGTATTAAACACCAGTTTCTAAGCACATGAAAATCCTTTTATATAACCGAATGTTAATCGTAAAACATTCGGTTATACATCCTAATTAGGGGACATTTTTAATGTTTATCGTCCTGATGTTTTTTTAAAGTTTTTCCCGCTTTACTTTTTTGTTTCTTCGAAGACGTTTTACTACCTAATGTCTTCCCAGCCTTTCCTACCTTTCCTCCGGAATGTTTTGTCATTTACCCACCTCCTTTCTATATTTTGTTGTATAGACAATAAGACTAAGATGTTTTTTTAAGATGCCTTAGGACTTAATAATTCCTTCTTTGTGAAGTACATCTACAAAATTTGTTAACTCTTTGTTCAATTCATCAATGAACGATTTCAAATGTGTATTTAATCCTTCTTTGCGTATTTCTACAGGAATGAGGGTGAAATCAAACCATGCTTGAGGATTCACTTTATTCTTCCCTAATAGCTCAAACAAATCCCAATCCTCAAATATAATTCGTTCAAGCTCATATAAACTTATAAATTTGAAATTCGAGCACAGATGGTTGTATTGATCTATGTCCAAATCCAGTTCTTGTGCAACTTTTTTATATATTTCTTCTCTACGAATAAAACTATCTTCTAACATAATCACTATTCCAAATGTATCACTTAACTCAAAGGTTTTTTGTTCGTCAAAGGGATAATATTCTTTGCCAAACTTCATGGTAGCATTCCGGTATAACTGAATCATGTTTTCACTTAATCGTAAAATGGTTCTTTCAATGTCACCTTCGTTGAGATTACGTAATCCTCTTTGAGGCACTATTGATTTACATTCAATTAGCAGTGCTAAGTCCTGTTTCCTTAACATCAAATCGACGGTTCTCTTTTGATTTCTTTTAAAGTTATATGGATATTCTTCGATACACTCTTCAAAGAAACTACCTAGACTTACTATGTGTGTTAAATATGACTCGAGAACGTACTTACCAAACTTTGATCTCAGATCATTATTCCCTGCTGTAAGCCTTGTCAAAAGGGAGGTGGTAACTGCTTCTGTCAACGTATGGGGTAATGGGAAGTATCTTTTTTCTTGATGGAGAATAAATGGATAGGTATAAAGATAGTTATAACTAGTAACGTAATGTTCAGGTCTATTTATAAGTTTTCTTTGTAAATCTATAAATTCTTGTCTGTTGAGCTCTAAGAATTTAATTACTTGTGAGAATTCTCTATAAATTACATTATGAAAGTCGTCATGCAATATTGATTGCAATGAATTACCTTCGGGATAAAATAGATTGACTATATTACTTAATTGAAGAAAATCTTCATAGTTCTGATTGAATTTCCCGAAGAATTCAGTCTTCATGTCCACAAAATCATTTGAGAAATTAAAAAAATAGGAGTATCTATAATATTTCATATATTTATTCTCTTGAAGAATGAATTGAGTTAAACCTACAACAATTAGAAAGTCCCTTAAAAAATTTGAAGAAGACTGGCTATTGGTTTTTCCCCCATGTTGAGATCCTCTAACGCTTGTCATGATTTCTGAAAATCTCTTTTTACCATACGTGTTTAAAAAGTTCTGATTGTTGTACTCGTTAATAGTAAAAATTGAGAAAAGCGCATACGTATTTAACTCCCACGGTAACCACTTACCTCTCAAAAGGGTGGGGTCAATTAGACCGCTTGGAGACATAATTTTATTTGAGTGATGCTGAGCCTCCTCCATTTTTGCTTCAAAGGAAAATCTTTTCAAGATTAAAGGAATTCGTTCATATTCCAAAATAATCACCTCTTTGCAATTATACAATAGACTTTTGAAAACAGATTATGCTCTCTCAATATATCCTCTGCGGTGAGCAGCATTAAGTTAATGCGCGCTTTTGGACACAGTATGAAACGAAGCCTGTACAGCTTTATCACGCCAGCGACCGTAGAGATGATAGCTTGACCTGGTAGGCGGGGTAAAAAGTAAAAACGCTCAAGTTTAACGTTTACGTCGACTTAAGCGTTTTTGATTAACGATTTAATTAGATTTTAGATATCTCTTCAATTCATTATAAAAATTTTCTCTGGTCCCGGCTAAAATAACGACAATCCATTCCCCGTCTTTGCCCTCTTCAAGGATATAGGCAATCTCGTAAACGGTGCCCTTATATCTAAAATCATAGCTTCGAATTCCGGATAAATCACCCGTCTTAAATTCTCCGATTTCAGGGTTGCTTGAGATTTTTTCTAAAGTTAATTTGTACAAATCTTGAAGTTGTTTGTCGTTCTTTTTGAGACTTTTAAAGTATCTTTTTGCTGCGGGAGAATATTTAATAAACAAGTTATCACTCAATTCAAATCAGTCCTCGTCGTCATCTCCGAATAAATCATCTATTGAAGTCGGTTCGGATTCTAATGCTTCCTTAACCATTTGTGAAATAGCCGGACGAATCATATTTTTACGGCGTTGAAACTCTTTCAAGATGTCGTTCCCGGTAAAGCCATCTTCAAGAACATCTGCTAATATTTCGTCTGAAAAATCATCCGTATGTGTTCTTACTGGTTTGATTTGAATAACCCCGTCATTCAGTTCCATAATAATCTCTTTTTCAATACCGATCGCATCAAAAAATTCTTTTGGAATGGCGATTTGTCTTTTGCTGGAGACGGCAACCTTTTTCGTTTTCGTTGCTAACATGGTTTATCTCTCCTTTTTTCACTTTACCATTTTCATTATCGTGTGATTTATTATCGCTCGGTTTTTTAATTTGTTTGTTTTTTTTTTGTTGGCTGATTGCTTTATGTTTCATTTACACAGTAAGAATTCTTACTCTTTACTTACAATAACTATATACCACTATCTGAATTAATTCAATCTTTAACATGAAACAAATCTAATCATTCGTATACATGTATACAAATGACAAAAAGTTTGATACGTTGAAGTTACAAATAAAAAAGGAGGCACTAAAATGACCAATCAGCTTGATCTCTCACAGCAGGAAGCGATTGTTGTGACGTTCGGAAACTTTAAAGGCGGCACGGGAAAGACGACGAATAGCACGATGCTCGCTTACGCATTGGCCAAGAAAGGCTATCGTGTATTGCTCTGTGACCAAGATCCGCAGGCGAATGCGACTACCTTGTTCTTGAAAACGAAGGCTGCACGAGAAGATGATTACATAACCTTCGAGAAAACATTGATGGCCGCAATGCAAGAAGGCGATTTAAGTAGCATTGTCACAGAAGTTACGGACAATCTGTTTCTACTTCCCTCGTTCAGTGATTTCGCACAGTACCCGAAGTTTCTTGAGAAGAAGTTTGAGAAAGAAGTGGACCGCGTGACGTATCTGTCTACTTTGCTTGAACCTCTGAAGAGCGAGTTTGATTTCATTTTTGTGGACGTTCCTCCCACTATCTCCATCTATACTGACTCTGCCCTCTATGCCTCTGATTTCGTTGTCGTTGTACTTCAGACACAGGAACGAAGCTTGCAGGGAGCCGAGGTGTTCACACAGTACCTGCAGACATTGCTGGATGACTATGATGCTGATTTTGATATTCTTGGAATCCTACCGGTTCTTCTCAAAAATGGTGCAGCCGTAGATATGGCAACGCTTGAAAATGCCAAGAATGTATTTGGATCGCATAACCTTTTTGAAGGTGTGATCAAGAACATGGAGCGTTTGAAGCGATATGACATCACTGGGATTGTCGAGGAAGATATGCATGATAAACGTGTCATGGAGACATACGCGAAAGTCGCAGAGGAGTTCTTACACCGTCTCGAAGCAGAAATGAATTACGTGGAACAGGGGTGAATAATATGTCAGATTTGATTCAAAAACCAACGAAAAAGCGGTTGCTGGACCGTAAGGGTGCAGCGGCGCCGCAACAAACATATAAAGCTGAAGTATCTGAAGACAAAACAGTGGAATCTAAATCTACTGCTCAGAAAGAAACCTCAAACAAACGATCAGCTAAGAACTCCGTCAATATGGGTTCCAGCACTGTTCGTGTATCAAACCTTACAAAAAATAAATTGTCAGCGTTAGTGACAATGGGCAAAGCTGATTCGGCAGATGCGATTATTTCTACGATGATTGACGAGTATCTTGAGCTATTCTCTTCCAATGAGAGAAAAGAATATGAGCTGATTCGAGACGTTTTGATGATGAAGCACAGTAAATAAAAAAGGCAGTCCATAATGAACGAGCATGCTCCAGTTAATCTGTACCCCATGTAAAGGACATTAATAAAAAAACTTATGCTGCTTCAAGGAGATGATTCCTGTACTGTACGGGAGTCATCTTTTTCATGTTCCATTGATAACGATGATGGTTGTAATAGTTAATGGCTTTTCGGATTTCACGCTGTAGTGAATCGAACGTGGTACAGGCCTTTAACTCGACGATATCCTTGAAATGCCCAAAGAATGATTCCTGGACAGCGTTATCCCAACAGTTGCCCCGTCGGGACATGGATTGACCTAGCTTCATACGCTTCACCTCTTTCTGGTAGGTCGGGCTCGTGTAGTGCCCTCCTTGATCTGAATGGATGAATGCGTCCTTGTCCAAGCGAATCCTCCGGTTCTTCCGTAAACGCTTCAACGTGTCCAATACAATGTCGAGATTGATGTTCTCAGAGAGTTGATGCGCCAATACCTCATTGGTCGAACCATCCACGATGGTCGAAAGATAGGCCCGCTTACCGTTCCCGTAAAATATGTAGGTGATATCGGTGAGAAGCACCTTATAGGGCGTGCCCTGTTTGAACTCGCGTTTGAGGTGGTTCGGC
Coding sequences within:
- a CDS encoding helix-turn-helix domain-containing protein — encoded protein: MYRFGEWLKENRRLSGWSQVELSEKTFGEISQPAISQYEQNRSVPSIADIDHLARAFGHTLATVPWDAIDFGYGAKRSVTKLERRRFDLKELPQADSVRTFDGKTYELHGFIGIEKASGEAVQLTQLYYRIRTVVCDAHVLAKRKNPDDELIHVKKRKKVRQ
- a CDS encoding helix-turn-helix domain-containing protein translates to MKELAAERNMTIHQVIQKGGLNQATISELMSGRTKHPKVSTIQKFCVGLNISLNDFFNDKKFDS
- a CDS encoding type II toxin-antitoxin system RelE/ParE family toxin, giving the protein MSDNLFIKYSPAAKRYFKSLKKNDKQLQDLYKLTLEKISSNPEIGEFKTGDLSGIRSYDFRYKGTVYEIAYILEEGKDGEWIVVILAGTRENFYNELKRYLKSN
- a CDS encoding AbrB/MazE/SpoVT family DNA-binding domain-containing protein — protein: MLATKTKKVAVSSKRQIAIPKEFFDAIGIEKEIIMELNDGVIQIKPVRTHTDDFSDEILADVLEDGFTGNDILKEFQRRKNMIRPAISQMVKEALESEPTSIDDLFGDDDED
- a CDS encoding ParA family protein, translated to MTNQLDLSQQEAIVVTFGNFKGGTGKTTNSTMLAYALAKKGYRVLLCDQDPQANATTLFLKTKAAREDDYITFEKTLMAAMQEGDLSSIVTEVTDNLFLLPSFSDFAQYPKFLEKKFEKEVDRVTYLSTLLEPLKSEFDFIFVDVPPTISIYTDSALYASDFVVVVLQTQERSLQGAEVFTQYLQTLLDDYDADFDILGILPVLLKNGAAVDMATLENAKNVFGSHNLFEGVIKNMERLKRYDITGIVEEDMHDKRVMETYAKVAEEFLHRLEAEMNYVEQG
- a CDS encoding DUF5388 domain-containing protein, producing MSDLIQKPTKKRLLDRKGAAAPQQTYKAEVSEDKTVESKSTAQKETSNKRSAKNSVNMGSSTVRVSNLTKNKLSALVTMGKADSADAIISTMIDEYLELFSSNERKEYELIRDVLMMKHSK